One Halobaculum roseum DNA segment encodes these proteins:
- a CDS encoding 8-oxo-dGTP diphosphatase has translation MRGATPAALTPAAARGALPEATLCHVVDGDRTLLIRKQRGVGAGKLVGPGGKLEGEETPRECAVREVREELGIRVSDPEPAGAFAYWADDWSAVVHVFRGTAYDGTPTESEEAVPVWAPVDDLPTGEMWSTDREWLPAVLDGDRFRGTFVYHDGEPRYVDVKTGVDALAFERP, from the coding sequence GTGAGGGGCGCGACGCCCGCGGCGCTGACGCCGGCGGCCGCCCGCGGGGCGCTTCCCGAGGCGACGCTGTGTCACGTCGTCGACGGCGACCGGACGCTCCTGATACGCAAGCAGCGCGGCGTCGGCGCCGGCAAGCTGGTCGGCCCGGGCGGCAAACTGGAGGGCGAGGAGACGCCCCGCGAGTGCGCCGTCCGCGAGGTGCGCGAGGAGCTCGGCATCCGCGTCAGCGACCCGGAACCCGCGGGCGCGTTCGCCTACTGGGCCGACGACTGGTCGGCCGTCGTCCACGTGTTCCGCGGGACCGCGTACGACGGCACGCCGACCGAGAGCGAGGAGGCCGTCCCGGTGTGGGCGCCAGTCGACGACCTCCCGACGGGGGAGATGTGGTCGACCGACCGCGAGTGGCTCCCGGCGGTGCTCGACGGGGACCGGTTCCGGGGAACGTTCGTCTACCACGACGGGGAACCGCGGTACGTCGACGTGAAGACCGGCGTAGACGCGCTCGCGTTCGAGCGTCCGTG